Proteins co-encoded in one Kocuria flava genomic window:
- a CDS encoding DUF47 domain-containing protein, with translation MALRIFPEDEQVLDLLAEMSEQVTEAVRLLSELLGSPEHAVGVLDGIRACETRSTDLFFSVMTTVRSTFAIPLPRQDVYILGEWLNRAAEELLAVAEAHVAYGLTRPPSYATDQLGVIVRMSELTTRAMRDLGSFEGLDDYWYEMLRLGKQAERIHHLHLAHLLEHHNAHQALRRERAVERFVGAARALGQVATEVGRIVVAES, from the coding sequence ATGGCCCTTCGCATCTTCCCGGAGGACGAGCAGGTCCTGGACCTGCTGGCCGAGATGTCCGAGCAGGTGACGGAGGCGGTGCGGCTGCTCTCGGAGCTCCTGGGCAGCCCCGAGCACGCGGTGGGGGTGCTCGACGGCATCCGCGCGTGCGAGACCCGCTCGACCGACCTGTTCTTCTCGGTGATGACCACCGTGCGCTCGACCTTCGCGATCCCCCTCCCCCGCCAGGACGTCTACATCCTGGGCGAGTGGCTCAACCGGGCCGCCGAGGAGCTGCTGGCCGTGGCCGAGGCGCACGTGGCCTACGGGCTCACCCGCCCGCCCTCCTACGCCACCGACCAGCTCGGGGTGATCGTGCGGATGTCCGAGCTGACCACCCGCGCCATGCGCGACCTCGGCAGCTTCGAGGGCCTCGACGACTACTGGTACGAGATGCTCCGGCTCGGCAAGCAGGCCGAGCGCATCCACCACCTGCACCTGGCGCACCTGCTGGAGCACCACAACGCCCACCAGGCGCTGCGCCGGGAGCGCGCCGTGGAGCGGTTCGTGGGCGCCGCCCGGGCCCTGGGGCAGGTCGCCACCGAGGTGGGGCGCATCGTCGTGGCGGAGTCCTGA
- the glsA gene encoding glutaminase A gives MPDHRTEDSTRPRDGGAPAEDRAGEEQRLFGPSAITEYLEQVVAQLRDARGGEPSTSIPALAQADPERFGVVIATADGHVYEAGSTGDEFSIQSISKAFTYALALEDLGVEAVHDRIDVEPSGDAYNEISLQPGTGRPANPMINAGAIASTWLVPDSERELRRDRIRAAYSRCAGRDLSISPEVLEQESAAGDRNRALGYLLAAAGIIEGDPMQALEDYFAQCSILVTCRDLALMGATLANAGTNPLTGEEVFDPSTVSRVLSVMSSCGMYDDAGEWMVRVGLPAKSGVGGGIVAVLPGELAVATFSPPLDRHGNSVRGVLACERLSQDLDLHFTHTARVSRSTVRADYPIDQSPSLVRRNAEAEAVLEAHGKDAVVVELQGDLLFAGTEAAVRRVREVAVEASYVVVDLRRVDVIADYALPLLARTRAELHEAGRTVVVVATDEDLVGTFEGHPPLEIFPSRAAAIKWVEDRLLEEHGGPECTPARVNPAESELLSRLSPEDAAAVRARTAERTWSAGENILRAGQRFAGIHLVVSGDVSMSLRTPAGERVELQILGPGTSFGELALGSGRQRVTLSAITDVTARVLGPDALAALEQEDPPLALRLWQALARDGYERADQQWRDAAVHASATDW, from the coding sequence GTGCCGGACCACCGCACCGAGGACAGCACCCGCCCCCGCGACGGCGGGGCACCCGCCGAGGACCGCGCCGGCGAGGAGCAGCGCCTGTTCGGCCCCTCCGCGATCACCGAGTACCTCGAGCAGGTCGTGGCGCAGCTGCGCGACGCGCGCGGCGGCGAGCCCAGCACCTCGATCCCCGCGCTCGCCCAGGCGGACCCGGAGCGCTTCGGCGTGGTCATCGCCACCGCGGACGGCCACGTCTACGAGGCGGGAAGCACCGGCGACGAGTTCAGCATCCAGTCGATCTCCAAGGCGTTCACCTACGCGCTGGCCCTCGAGGACCTCGGCGTCGAGGCCGTGCACGACCGGATCGACGTCGAGCCCAGCGGCGACGCCTACAACGAGATCTCCCTGCAGCCGGGCACGGGCCGGCCCGCGAACCCCATGATCAACGCGGGGGCGATCGCCTCGACGTGGCTCGTGCCCGACAGCGAGCGGGAGCTGCGCCGGGACCGGATCCGAGCGGCCTACTCCCGGTGCGCGGGCCGGGACCTGTCGATCAGCCCCGAGGTCCTCGAGCAGGAGTCCGCCGCCGGGGACCGCAACCGGGCCCTGGGCTACCTGCTGGCCGCGGCGGGGATCATCGAGGGCGACCCGATGCAGGCCCTGGAGGACTACTTCGCCCAGTGCTCGATCCTCGTCACGTGCCGGGACCTGGCCCTCATGGGCGCGACCCTCGCCAACGCCGGCACGAACCCGCTGACGGGCGAGGAGGTCTTCGACCCGAGCACGGTCTCGCGCGTGCTGTCCGTGATGAGCTCGTGCGGGATGTACGACGACGCCGGGGAGTGGATGGTCCGGGTCGGGCTGCCCGCCAAGTCCGGGGTCGGCGGCGGCATCGTGGCGGTGCTGCCGGGCGAGCTCGCGGTGGCCACGTTCTCCCCGCCCCTGGACCGGCACGGCAACAGCGTGCGCGGCGTGCTGGCCTGCGAGCGCCTGTCCCAGGACCTCGACCTGCACTTCACCCACACCGCCCGGGTCTCCCGCTCGACCGTGCGCGCCGACTACCCGATCGACCAGTCCCCCTCGCTGGTGCGCCGCAACGCCGAGGCGGAGGCGGTGCTGGAGGCCCACGGCAAGGACGCGGTCGTGGTCGAGCTGCAGGGCGACCTGCTGTTCGCGGGCACGGAGGCGGCCGTGCGGCGGGTGCGGGAGGTCGCGGTGGAGGCCTCCTACGTGGTGGTCGACCTGCGCCGGGTCGACGTGATCGCCGACTACGCCCTGCCGCTGCTCGCCCGCACCCGCGCCGAGCTGCACGAGGCGGGGCGGACCGTGGTGGTCGTGGCCACCGACGAGGACCTCGTGGGCACCTTCGAGGGCCACCCCCCGCTCGAGATCTTCCCGAGCCGGGCCGCGGCGATCAAGTGGGTCGAGGACCGGCTGCTCGAGGAGCACGGCGGCCCGGAGTGCACGCCCGCCCGGGTGAATCCGGCGGAGTCCGAGCTGCTCTCCCGGCTCTCCCCCGAGGACGCCGCCGCCGTGCGCGCGCGCACCGCCGAGCGCACGTGGTCGGCCGGGGAGAACATCCTGCGGGCGGGCCAGCGGTTCGCGGGCATCCACCTCGTGGTCAGCGGGGACGTGTCGATGTCCCTGCGCACCCCCGCCGGCGAGCGGGTGGAGCTGCAGATCCTCGGCCCCGGCACGAGCTTCGGGGAGCTCGCCCTGGGCTCCGGCCGGCAGCGGGTGACGCTGAGCGCGATCACCGACGTCACCGCCCGCGTGCTGGGCCCGGACGCGCTCGCCGCCCTGGAGCAGGAGGACCCGCCGCTGGCCCTGAGGCTGTGGCAGGCCCTGGCCCGGGACGGCTACGAGCGCGCCGACCAGCAGTGGCGGGACGCCGCCGTGCACGCCTCCGCCACCGACTGGTGA
- the pstS gene encoding phosphate ABC transporter substrate-binding protein PstS, which translates to MTEPQRAPRRLLRTRALRAAAVPAAALLALTGCGSDYPLGEEQRRAAEQGGSDLSGILTGVGSSAQNAAMLTWRSGFESKHPDARVQYLSAGSGAGRSALVGGGTDFAGSDAYLDAEEQEEVRQFCGPEGALNIPVYISPISVAFNLPGIQELNLDATTIAQIFRGGIDRWDDPAIARQNPEADLPDLPITPIARADDSGTTENFTDYLHAVAPEAWPDEEDGSWPAELPTERAQGNAGVVSLTGETRGAVTYADDSLVDESLGKARVKVGDEYVAVSGEAAGRAVGAATRVEGTAEHDIALDIDREPDVPGAYPVVLASYHIYCTSYEDPALVELAQAFGHYVVSEEGQQASSEAVKSAPLPENLRAEAHAAIDSIRVR; encoded by the coding sequence GTGACCGAGCCCCAGCGCGCGCCCCGGCGCCTCCTGCGCACCCGCGCCCTCCGTGCCGCCGCCGTGCCGGCCGCGGCCCTGCTGGCCCTCACCGGCTGCGGGTCCGACTACCCGCTGGGCGAGGAGCAGCGCCGGGCGGCCGAGCAGGGCGGCTCCGACCTCTCCGGGATCCTCACGGGCGTGGGCTCCTCCGCGCAGAACGCGGCCATGCTCACCTGGCGCAGCGGCTTCGAGTCCAAGCACCCGGACGCGCGCGTGCAGTACCTCTCCGCCGGCTCCGGCGCGGGCCGCAGCGCGCTCGTGGGCGGGGGCACCGACTTCGCCGGCTCCGACGCCTACCTGGACGCCGAGGAGCAGGAGGAGGTGCGGCAGTTCTGCGGCCCGGAGGGGGCGCTCAACATCCCCGTCTACATCTCCCCGATCAGCGTCGCCTTCAACCTGCCCGGGATCCAGGAGCTGAACCTCGACGCGACGACGATCGCGCAGATCTTCCGCGGCGGGATCGACCGGTGGGACGACCCGGCGATCGCCCGGCAGAACCCGGAGGCCGACCTGCCGGACCTGCCCATCACCCCGATCGCCCGCGCGGACGACTCCGGGACCACCGAGAACTTCACGGACTACCTCCACGCCGTCGCACCGGAGGCCTGGCCGGACGAGGAGGACGGCAGCTGGCCCGCGGAGCTGCCCACGGAGCGCGCGCAGGGCAACGCGGGCGTGGTCAGCCTCACCGGGGAGACCCGGGGCGCGGTCACCTACGCCGACGACTCCCTCGTCGACGAGTCCCTGGGCAAGGCCCGGGTGAAGGTCGGCGACGAGTACGTGGCCGTCTCGGGCGAGGCCGCCGGGAGGGCCGTGGGCGCGGCCACCCGCGTGGAGGGCACCGCCGAGCACGACATCGCCCTGGACATCGACCGGGAGCCGGACGTCCCGGGCGCCTACCCCGTGGTCCTGGCGTCGTACCACATCTACTGCACCAGCTACGAGGACCCGGCCCTCGTGGAGCTCGCCCAGGCCTTCGGCCACTACGTGGTGAGCGAGGAGGGCCAGCAGGCCTCCTCCGAGGCCGTCAAGAGCGCGCCGCTGCCGGAGAACCTCAGGGCCGAGGCGCACGCGGCGATCGACTCGATCCGGGTGCGCTGA
- a CDS encoding MFS transporter, which produces MTPPAPDAPARAGAREWGALVVLMLPVLLISVDNTVLHFALPQISLELRPTGRQLLWMVDAYPLVLAGLLVPMGALGDRVGRRRLLLVGSTGFAAVSALAAFAPSGPALVAARAVLGVFGAMLMPATLSLIRNLFRDTVQRRTAIAVWATGFSAGGVLGPVVGGVLLEHFRWGSVFLVAVPVLVPLLVLGPVLVPESRDPRPGPVDLVSAALVLAAMLGAVWALKSTGAAGASPAAAAAGAAALLAGTAFVRRQLRRPVPMLDVRLFRRRVFTGGLVNNLVASTVFIGFLFFVSQHLQLVEGLPPLRAGLALVPGAAATILSGLVAVRVARRVPPAVVVPAGLAVMTAGFLMVALGDLSDGTVLVTALVVTGIGSGAAQTLAGDLVLAEVEPERAGAASAISETAYELGAALGVAVLGTAVTAGYARAFAPPPGLSPEQAAVAAETLGGAVGVAGDLDAAAAGQLLTSAVGAFETGVHASAAIGAGLLAATAVLVRLLLRRQPAAH; this is translated from the coding sequence ATGACGCCCCCAGCCCCCGACGCCCCCGCCCGGGCCGGAGCCCGCGAGTGGGGCGCGCTGGTCGTGCTGATGCTGCCGGTGCTGCTGATCTCCGTGGACAACACGGTGCTGCACTTCGCCCTGCCGCAGATCTCCCTCGAGCTGCGCCCCACCGGCCGGCAGCTGCTGTGGATGGTCGACGCCTACCCGCTCGTGCTGGCCGGGCTGCTCGTGCCCATGGGCGCGCTCGGGGACCGGGTGGGCCGGCGCCGGCTGCTGCTCGTGGGCAGCACCGGCTTCGCCGCGGTCTCCGCCCTCGCGGCCTTCGCGCCCTCGGGGCCGGCGCTCGTGGCCGCCCGGGCCGTGCTGGGCGTCTTCGGGGCGATGCTCATGCCGGCGACCCTGTCCCTGATCCGCAACCTGTTCCGGGACACCGTGCAGCGGCGGACCGCGATCGCCGTCTGGGCCACCGGCTTCTCCGCCGGGGGCGTGCTCGGCCCCGTGGTGGGCGGGGTCCTGCTCGAGCATTTCCGCTGGGGGTCCGTGTTCCTCGTGGCCGTGCCGGTGCTCGTGCCCCTGCTCGTGCTGGGGCCCGTGCTCGTGCCGGAGTCGCGCGACCCGCGGCCCGGGCCGGTGGACCTCGTCAGCGCCGCGCTCGTGCTGGCCGCGATGCTGGGCGCCGTCTGGGCCCTGAAGTCCACCGGCGCGGCGGGGGCCTCCCCGGCCGCGGCGGCGGCCGGGGCCGCCGCGCTGCTCGCGGGCACCGCGTTCGTGCGCCGCCAGTTGCGCCGGCCAGTGCCCATGCTCGACGTCCGGCTCTTCCGCCGCCGCGTCTTCACCGGCGGGCTGGTCAACAACCTCGTGGCGAGCACCGTGTTCATCGGCTTCCTCTTCTTCGTCTCCCAGCACCTGCAGCTCGTCGAGGGCCTGCCCCCGCTGCGGGCCGGACTGGCCCTGGTGCCCGGCGCCGCGGCCACGATCCTCTCCGGGCTCGTCGCCGTGCGGGTGGCCCGCCGGGTGCCCCCGGCGGTCGTGGTCCCGGCCGGGCTGGCCGTGATGACCGCGGGCTTCCTCATGGTGGCCCTGGGCGACCTCTCCGACGGCACGGTGCTGGTCACCGCGCTCGTGGTGACGGGCATCGGCTCGGGCGCGGCCCAGACCCTCGCCGGGGACCTGGTGCTCGCCGAGGTCGAGCCGGAGCGGGCGGGGGCGGCCTCCGCGATCTCGGAGACCGCCTACGAGCTGGGGGCCGCCCTCGGGGTCGCCGTGCTGGGCACCGCCGTGACGGCCGGCTACGCCCGCGCCTTCGCCCCGCCGCCGGGGCTGTCCCCGGAGCAGGCGGCGGTGGCCGCCGAGACCCTCGGCGGGGCGGTCGGCGTGGCCGGGGACCTGGACGCGGCGGCCGCCGGGCAGCTGCTGACCTCCGCCGTCGGGGCCTTCGAGACCGGGGTCCACGCCTCCGCCGCGATCGGGGCGGGGCTGCTGGCCGCGACCGCCGTCCTCGTGCGCCTGCTGCTGCGCCGCCAGCCCGCGGCGCACTGA